The Staphylococcus saprophyticus subsp. saprophyticus ATCC 15305 = NCTC 7292 genome contains the following window.
ATAAATCTCAGGTTCTGAAGATACTTCCATAAAAACCTTTTGAGATTTTGCGTCTTTTGGCACTGAATTCACAACTTTTTTAATATTATTTTTAGTCTCTTTCACTAACGCATTGGCTTCTTTTTCTTTACCTGTCACTTTACCGACCTGCTTAAAAGTTTCATACATCTCATCAATAGATTGTGCATCTTTAACATAGACCACTTTAACACCACTGTCTTTCAATCCATTCAGTACTTTACCATCTGTTGATTTCTGAGATTCATGTGCGAGTATTAAATCAGGTTTAGCCTTTAATAACGCCTCTTTATTTAATTTCATAGCATCAAACTGTTTTTTATCTTTTACCTCTTTCGGATAGTCATCTACAGTTGATACACCGACCACTTTATCTCCTAGACCTAATTCATACAATATTTCCGTATTACTAGGAATAAGAGAAATAATTCTGTCATATGATTTTTCTGACTGCTCGTTTTTAGTGGATTTGTCAGAATTGGTACTACATGCAGCCAATATAACAGCTAAAATAATAAAAAGATAAATGACTTTAAATTGCTTTTTCATGATATAATCTCCTAGTTTATGATTTGCTTTAATCATATCAAATTTTCATGCGCTTTTTACTATTATTTTTAAAAGTAACTATTTAATTTAATTTTTTAAGCTACACATATATATAAACTTTCTATTATTTGATTGATGATAACCCTTAATTAATACTGATTAGAGTCTAATTTCTATATCATTTTAGTCATTGTATTCAAAGTATTCATCTAAAAATGTATATTGATGTGAGGCATTGCCGTTAAAATAATTTTTTCCAAAATTATCCAATAAAGCATGAAATTCATTTGCATCTTGGTTCGTAAAGGTTTCAGGTAATGATACGTTGCGTTTCAATTTGTCATATTGTTCTGTATGTTCATATCCGAGTAAACGATAAATTCTTCTTGTGTAACTGTCAGGTATGTATTCGATACCTTCAAATACATAAACGATGAGTACATCGGCTGTTTCACTTCCAACACCTTTTATATGCAACAACTGGTCTCTAAGATTAGTATGATATTTATCAGCAATGGCTTTATAGTCAAAATCGTATTGATGCAACCAACTTAGTAATGCCAGTATGGTTTTCGCTTTATTTTTATAAAATCCACTCGACTTAATTAATGTTTGTAGATCTTCTAATTCTAAATTCAAGATATGGTGTGGATCCAATAGAGTAGCTTGTTTTAATGAATCAATGGCATAGGCTGCGTTTCGCCAATTCGTATTTTGAACTAAAATCGCTCCCAAAATGATTTCTATTTTTGAATCTGCAGGCCACCAACCTTGTGGCCCCATATGCTTATATAAAATGCGATATAAACTTTCTGTATCCAATGTCATTTTAAACACCTCATTTGCACGCTTATTTTCACTAACAAAAAGAGCTAGTAAGATTTGTCACTTGAATGAAACATCTCTCTTCATCCATGACAAACCTAATACTAGCTCTCAACCATTACACTTTCCGTTTACATTGTTTCTGGTGCATTTACACCAACTAAACTTAGCGCATTACGCAACGTAATTCTTACTGCATCTATAAGTGCAATCAATGCTTTTGTTTTTTCAACATCATCTGTTAATACTTTTTCAGCATTATAAAATTTATGGAAGTGTGATGCTAAATCTTGAATATAGTTTGTAATTCTATGTGGTGCTCTATTGGCAGCCGCACTTTGAATTGTTGTTTCAAATTCAGCAACTTTCTTCAATAAATCAATCGCTTTATCATTTGTAATCAAGGTATAATCCGCATCTTTAGATGGTGTAATACCTCTTTCAGCAGCTTGTTTCAATATAGAACAAATACGCGCATGTGCATATTGTGCATAGTAAACTGGATTATCTTGTGATTCTTGTTTCGCAAGTTCCATATCGAAATCAAAGTGTGTGTCAGGGCTACGCATTGTGAGGAAATAACGTGCTGCGTCTACGCCAACTTCATCCATAATTTCTCGTAACGTGATTGCATTCCCAGTACGTTTGCTCATCTTAACTTCTTGTCCATCTTGCATTAAACGAACCATTTGCATGATTTGTATTTCAAGACGGTCACTTTCAACACCAAACGTTTCTAATGAAGCCTTAAGACGATTGATATACCCATGATGATCCGCACCAAATAAATTAATTAACGTATCGTTACCACGTTTGATTTTATCAAAATGATATGCAATGTCTGGTAAGAAATACGTATAATTGCCATCATTTTTAATTAACACTCTGTCTTTGTCATCTTTAAAATCTGTCGTACGCAACCACGTTGCACCATCTTGTTCATATGTGTAGCCAAGCTCAGACATTTTGTTTAATACTTCTGTAATTTCACCTTTTTCGTATAAAGACGTTTCACTAAACCAATTATCAAAATGCGTATTAAAATCAGATAAATCTGTTCTTAATTTTTCCATTTCATAATCTACGCCCAATTTTCTAAATGTCTTAATACGTTCATCTTCTGACAAATCTTTAAGTTCAGGTTGTTTTTCGGCTAAATCTTTACCAATATTAATGATGTCTTTACCATGATAGCCACCCTCAGGCATTTCAAATGAATCATCTCCAAGCGCTTCAAAATAACGTGCTTCTATTGAACGCGCTAAATTCGTAATTTGATTACCCGCATCATTCACATAATATTCTCTAGTTACATGATAACCAGCCGCAGTTAAAATATTAGCAAGTGTATCACCTACAGCAGCGTTACGTGCGTGGCCAATATGTAGATCTCCAGTTGGGTTAGCTGACACATATTCTAATAATATATTTTTGCCATTTTGTTCGGCAGTGCTACCAAATTTTTCATCTTTATCTATAGCCTCTGAGATAACTTCAGTTAAATAAGCATTATCTAAGTAGAAATTAATAAATCCAGGTCCTGCAATTTGAACTTTTTCAACATTAGCAGCTGTCGTATCTAAATGATCGACAATCGCTTGCGCAATTTCACGAGGATTACGCTTTGCTATTTTCGTCAATACCATCGCGATGTTTGTAGAATAATCACCATTTGCATCGTCTTTAGGTATTTCTATTTTAATATCTGGTATATCACTTGCCTCAGCTAACGCTGCTTTTTGAATACTGTGGTTAATTTCTTCAATCAACGTTTGTTTCACTTGATCAATTATATTCATTTAAGACTGCTCCTTATAAGTAATTTCATATTGGTAAGATCCCATTTTTTCATCATCTTGTATTAAATCATAATGCACTTTTAATTTACCACCATGTTCCGTTACAAAATGCAGAATAGAATGTGTTCGCACAGTTAAAGGTATACGTCCTCCAGTAATTTCATACAAAGTAATCGTATCTTCACCTTCTACAAAATGGAGGTTCATTTTGATTTCACCCTTACGAATGATTTTCACACCTGTTTCTTCAATTTTAACAGTTACATTGACAGCAACACCATCAATTTCTTCTTGATAACGTATAAATTCTGCATTACGTTTTTGCCAATGCCCTTGCGTATTTGCTGTAAATTTCTCTTTATTATCAAATTGTTTAACAACTTGTTTCGTTTGGATATTAACATTGTTTTCCAATGTACGTTTCACCCTAATCTTTTAAAATAATACAAACCATTATAGCATACTTGATAGTCGCTATACAGTTGATAAATCGTTTTTAAGGATGTTATGTTACATAGCTAAAATCCAATTATTTGTAATAACATATGACATTAAAAAAGAGGTTCAGACTTTGATAGTCTAAACCTCTTTAAAGCTGTTTTTCAGAACTACTTTCACATTTTATGTGAATGAGTAGTTCTTATGCATTCGTTTTAGCGCACGTAATCCTTAACCATTCTAGTAGTTCTTATGCATGAGCATTTGCACATGTAATCCACTCAAAATTTTAGTAGTTCTTATACATGCCCTTTAATTAGGGAAAATATGGTATCAAGCATCTGTGGCTTAATAGGATACGTAGGGCTATGAAAGATTATTTAAAATTCACTTTCTGTCCTACATCCCTATACTTATTATTTACTTGCTAATGCTTCATGTAATGCTTTATCTGAATTATTCCACATAGCTAAATCATGTGTTTGTAGAAAATCTTTCAAAACTGCTTTATTGTCCTCACCAATATGATCTATATCGATTTGATGTTTCATTGATTTATCCATCATATTAACATGTTCAGGCATGCTTTTGTAACCTCTGCGAATGCTCTTATTCACTAATAAATAACATCCTGTCACGCCAGCATAGTAAGGTCCATTTTCGCCTCTTTCAGTCGTAACCCAGCATAACCAATATTCCTTGGCTTCGTCACCTTCTACGACTTCTTTCTCTTTAATCCATTTAACACCTTTTTCTACACTTGAACGTGCGTGCATACCACCAATATCAATAAAGGCTTCTTTATTTTGAACATCAATAAAGACAGGCGCCACATTATCCAAACTGATAGAACCTATATTAGTACCTTTGTGCCCATCAAGTGGGTCATTCTTAATAATGTTAAATTTAAATCCTTTATTTTCAGCCACTCACGTGCACCTCCCAAATTATCTAAGTCATTTATTTCATTTTACCTGTTATCATATTATGAATTCAATTCATCTAATATACTATTAATTGCATTTTTTACATGATCATCTTCAATATCCGCAATGAGTTCTTTTGGATAATATAATTTATAATCTTCTCGATTAATTCCTGTAATACTATGGATAACCAATGATTGACTACTAATTTCACGAATTTTTCCATTACGTTTTAGTAAATGAATCGGCTGTCTATTTGATCCAGGTCTATCATAATCATATGGTAAATCTGAGAAGGACTCACTGACAAAATAATAATTCGGATCTATATCTGCTTGAATAAACAAATCAGTTAATTCTGAGATTGTTATAATCGAACCATCAAAAGGCATATATTTTAATAAATCTCGATTGATAAAACGTCGTGATAAATCACTCAAGATGGGATCTTCTTCTTTCACCCATGCCTTTAAGTAATATAAGACAACCGCTTCATCTAAATCTACATATTGTTCAATTGTCATGGATTCTTCGAAAAATGGTACGAAATCTGTTGGATACATTTTAAAAGTATAGCCTTCATTGTACAAGTATTTCGCACGTTTCAAACAATTATTTAATAACACTTCTCCCCCTCTACTGACTGGGTGAAAATAAATTTGCCAATACATTTGATAGCGACTCATGATAAAGTTCTCTACTGCGTGCATACCACTTTCTTTAATCAACACTTCATCTTTAGATGGACGCATCAATCTCAAGATACGTTCCATATCAAATTCTCCGTATGATACACCGGTAAAATAAGCATCTCTTTGTAAATAATCCATTCTATCAGCATCAATTTGTGAAGATATCATGGAGATGACTAATTTGTTATCGTGTGTTTTATTAATAACATCTGCAACTTGTTGTGGAAAATCATCCGAAACACGACTTAATACTTCGTTAACTTCCGTCGGACCCGTAATAATTGCCTGTGTAAATGCTTCATGATCCGTGTTAAATATCTTTTCGAAACTATGAGAAAAAGGCCCATGTCCTAAATCATGTAATAATGCTGCACATAAGGCTAACGGGCGATCTTCGTTATTCCATGCTTCTCTTCCATTAAATGAATCATCAATTAACCTACGTACAATTTCATATACACCCAACGAGTGGCCAAATCTACTATGTTCTGCCGTATGGAATGAAAGATATAATGTGCCTAATTGCTTTATACGTCTTAGTCTTTGGAATTCTTTCGTCTTAATCAAATCCCAAATCACTTGATCTCTGACATGGATATACCTATGAATTGGATCTTTAAACACTTTTTCTTCTGGTAATTTTTGTGTAGCATATGTTGTAAATGTCAATGTAGTCCTCCTATCCATATCCTATACTTATGCAGACTAATTTATTGTCTTACGCATTAACGCTAAATCCATGGCTTCACCATACATAACATGCGTATATGAACGTAATTTTTCAAAGCCTTTTTGCTCATAAAACGAAACAGCTTCATCATTCTTATTATCGACTTCTAAGAAGACTTCTTTATATTCATCGTTGAAATAACTTAAACCTTCAGTTAATAATTCAGAACCATAGCCATGATGTTGCCACAATGGACTTACATAATGTGCTGATAAAAATAATTCAGAACCATAAATAAAATTCGCAAAACCAATAATATTTTCATCTTCTTCTACGACTAAAAACAATTGATCTTCCAATCGTTTTAATAAATGTTGTTCATTATATGAAGCAGCCAATAACTCATTTACAGTTTTAGCCGCATAAATATTCATGTACGTATTATACCAAGCTTTTGTTGCTACATCTCTGATGCCTACAACATCTTTCGGTGTTGCTTTTCTAATTTTATGCATGTTGTTCTCCCCCTATTTAGATAGGTCATAATAGCTACATTATATCATAATTTTAGTATTCAAAATACTTTAGCTATTTATATAAAAATAGCTTGGGCAATATTATAATTCACCCAAACTATCTATGTTATATTTAGTTCTTCCCAAGTGTTTGTTGCCATTCTTTTGCACGTGACAGTGCATAAACATCTTTTTCAATATCTCCCGGTCTTTCAGCTGTACCAATAATATAGCCCCCTAGACTCGCACCTAGAAACTCTAAACTATATTTAACTTGTGTGATGCATGGTTTGGCTTTGACTTTAGGACAATCACCACCAACGATAATAAGTCTAAAATCTTTCTTAGACATCTTATCTTTAAAGTCTTTATAATTTGAATCCAATAAAGTTTCAGACCAATGATCAAAAAATGCCTTCATTGATGCCGATAAACTATACCAATAAACTGGCGAAGCAATTATAACTGTGTCACTTGCTAATACTTTATCTATAAGCGTCTTATAGTCATCCGCATATGAATCTATGCTTTTGTCTTCGTGTCTATAGTCTCTAACCGGATTTAATTGATATTGCGTTAAGTCTATCCATTCGTAGTCGTATCCAGCTATGGCCATCTTAGTTAAACGTGCAGTGTTCCCTTCTGGTCGACTGCCTCCAAATAAAACTGTGATCATATTAATCTCCTTCTACTACTCATTTTATATTCCCTTCAAAAATTATAAATATACATTTCCATAAAATCATTAAACTTAATTAATAATTCTACACTAAAAAGTACAATTACTAAACAGTTTACTTAAAATAGAATAATAAATTAAATTATTTGCTCAAGAATTGAACTTATAACCCCTACTATAAATGTATATTTTTAAAAACATCTTTATAAATATAAAAAGTAGATAAACATAATACATGTTCATCTACTTTTATTTTTTTATTTTATAGGAAATAATTTTTCGATTTTTTCAATCTCTTCTTCAGTTAATTCAACATCTAAAGTTGTTAAATTATCAACGACTTGAT
Protein-coding sequences here:
- a CDS encoding ABC transporter substrate-binding protein, encoding MKKQFKVIYLFIILAVILAACSTNSDKSTKNEQSEKSYDRIISLIPSNTEILYELGLGDKVVGVSTVDDYPKEVKDKKQFDAMKLNKEALLKAKPDLILAHESQKSTDGKVLNGLKDSGVKVVYVKDAQSIDEMYETFKQVGKVTGKEKEANALVKETKNNIKKVVNSVPKDAKSQKVFMEVSSEPEIYTAGKNTFFDDMLKQLKAKNSFSNLDGWQKVSKEAIIKKNPDVMISTMGISEKDYQQIIDKRGGFESLNAVQKGRIEAVNGDQISRPGPRIDDGLKALRDAIYNEK
- a CDS encoding endonuclease III domain-containing protein, with translation MTLDTESLYRILYKHMGPQGWWPADSKIEIILGAILVQNTNWRNAAYAIDSLKQATLLDPHHILNLELEDLQTLIKSSGFYKNKAKTILALLSWLHQYDFDYKAIADKYHTNLRDQLLHIKGVGSETADVLIVYVFEGIEYIPDSYTRRIYRLLGYEHTEQYDKLKRNVSLPETFTNQDANEFHALLDNFGKNYFNGNASHQYTFLDEYFEYND
- the argS gene encoding arginine--tRNA ligase, which gives rise to MNIIDQVKQTLIEEINHSIQKAALAEASDIPDIKIEIPKDDANGDYSTNIAMVLTKIAKRNPREIAQAIVDHLDTTAANVEKVQIAGPGFINFYLDNAYLTEVISEAIDKDEKFGSTAEQNGKNILLEYVSANPTGDLHIGHARNAAVGDTLANILTAAGYHVTREYYVNDAGNQITNLARSIEARYFEALGDDSFEMPEGGYHGKDIINIGKDLAEKQPELKDLSEDERIKTFRKLGVDYEMEKLRTDLSDFNTHFDNWFSETSLYEKGEITEVLNKMSELGYTYEQDGATWLRTTDFKDDKDRVLIKNDGNYTYFLPDIAYHFDKIKRGNDTLINLFGADHHGYINRLKASLETFGVESDRLEIQIMQMVRLMQDGQEVKMSKRTGNAITLREIMDEVGVDAARYFLTMRSPDTHFDFDMELAKQESQDNPVYYAQYAHARICSILKQAAERGITPSKDADYTLITNDKAIDLLKKVAEFETTIQSAAANRAPHRITNYIQDLASHFHKFYNAEKVLTDDVEKTKALIALIDAVRITLRNALSLVGVNAPETM
- a CDS encoding DUF1934 domain-containing protein, which encodes MENNVNIQTKQVVKQFDNKEKFTANTQGHWQKRNAEFIRYQEEIDGVAVNVTVKIEETGVKIIRKGEIKMNLHFVEGEDTITLYEITGGRIPLTVRTHSILHFVTEHGGKLKVHYDLIQDDEKMGSYQYEITYKEQS
- a CDS encoding YwhD family protein — protein: MAENKGFKFNIIKNDPLDGHKGTNIGSISLDNVAPVFIDVQNKEAFIDIGGMHARSSVEKGVKWIKEKEVVEGDEAKEYWLCWVTTERGENGPYYAGVTGCYLLVNKSIRRGYKSMPEHVNMMDKSMKHQIDIDHIGEDNKAVLKDFLQTHDLAMWNNSDKALHEALASK
- a CDS encoding HD domain-containing protein, which gives rise to MTFTTYATQKLPEEKVFKDPIHRYIHVRDQVIWDLIKTKEFQRLRRIKQLGTLYLSFHTAEHSRFGHSLGVYEIVRRLIDDSFNGREAWNNEDRPLALCAALLHDLGHGPFSHSFEKIFNTDHEAFTQAIITGPTEVNEVLSRVSDDFPQQVADVINKTHDNKLVISMISSQIDADRMDYLQRDAYFTGVSYGEFDMERILRLMRPSKDEVLIKESGMHAVENFIMSRYQMYWQIYFHPVSRGGEVLLNNCLKRAKYLYNEGYTFKMYPTDFVPFFEESMTIEQYVDLDEAVVLYYLKAWVKEEDPILSDLSRRFINRDLLKYMPFDGSIITISELTDLFIQADIDPNYYFVSESFSDLPYDYDRPGSNRQPIHLLKRNGKIREISSQSLVIHSITGINREDYKLYYPKELIADIEDDHVKNAINSILDELNS
- a CDS encoding GNAT family N-acetyltransferase, giving the protein MHKIRKATPKDVVGIRDVATKAWYNTYMNIYAAKTVNELLAASYNEQHLLKRLEDQLFLVVEEDENIIGFANFIYGSELFLSAHYVSPLWQHHGYGSELLTEGLSYFNDEYKEVFLEVDNKNDEAVSFYEQKGFEKLRSYTHVMYGEAMDLALMRKTIN
- a CDS encoding flavodoxin family protein gives rise to the protein MITVLFGGSRPEGNTARLTKMAIAGYDYEWIDLTQYQLNPVRDYRHEDKSIDSYADDYKTLIDKVLASDTVIIASPVYWYSLSASMKAFFDHWSETLLDSNYKDFKDKMSKKDFRLIIVGGDCPKVKAKPCITQVKYSLEFLGASLGGYIIGTAERPGDIEKDVYALSRAKEWQQTLGKN